CCTGTAAATTTCCGGATGTATTTTCAGAAGAAATGGCTGGTAAAATTCAGATTCCTGCTCAGGTTCAGGCGCTTACTGTCAAATCAAAACATGCAGAAAAGATGGATACGGCGTATGAATCTTTTAAAAGTTATCTGACTACTTTTTACTAAAACGCATGATGGCAATGTCGCCCATCATAAAGTTAAGGGTACTATCGCTTACCGAATAGGTACTTGCTTTCTTTAACATTTCCAGAAAAGTGGCCTCTCCTTCACCAGGGCAGGCCATTTTTGTCATGGCTAAGGGCTGGGTGAAATTGATGGTGGTATCATCTGCCACTAGGGTGCCGGAAAAAGAATTACAGCTTGTATTTCCACTTAATTTCCGCTCCGTGATATCAAAGGTGATGGTCGGTTTTGTTGCAGGATATAAACCATTAAAAGCTATTCTAGGACCAGATATGTAGTTTAATTCCCAGGTTCCTCCCAGTTGTGATAGTCCACCGTTTCCTATCGTTCCGGGTTTCAGAGTTGTGCACGCTGTAAAAGTGCTGGTCATTACAATTGCCAGTAACAGGATTCTTTTCATAGCCTTATTGTTTTAATGATACCCGAAAGGTACAAAGAGTATTCGAAAATATACCTATCGGGAATCAGTAAAAGTCTAAAATACTGCCTGTACGATCTTCTTTGTAGGTTCCGGATTACCCATTGTGTAGAAATGAA
This region of Pedobacter steynii genomic DNA includes:
- a CDS encoding META domain-containing protein; protein product: MKRILLLAIVMTSTFTACTTLKPGTIGNGGLSQLGGTWELNYISGPRIAFNGLYPATKPTITFDITERKLSGNTSCNSFSGTLVADDTTINFTQPLAMTKMACPGEGEATFLEMLKKASTYSVSDSTLNFMMGDIAIMRFSKK